Proteins encoded by one window of Mustela erminea isolate mMusErm1 chromosome 5, mMusErm1.Pri, whole genome shotgun sequence:
- the LOC116589959 gene encoding olfactory receptor 4K13-like, which yields MDTMNSSISEFVLLGLTNTWELEIFFFFIFLLAYAAIVAGNLLIVITVTFDSLLYSTPMYFLLGNLSFLDMSISTITTPKMITDFLRENKTISLWGCMAQMFFLHFLGGSEMTLLIVMAVDRYIAICKPLHYTSIMNRRVLMGSVLFSWAVGFVHTMSQMVFTITLPFCGPNIVDNIFCDLPLVLKLACTETYILELLVIADSGLLSFICFILLLISYTVILVTVRRRSSGGLSKALSTLSAHITVVTLFFGPCIFIYAWPFSSFSVDKFLSVFYSVITPLLNPIIYTLRNQEMKAAMNRLRTQHIRSRQTF from the coding sequence ATGGATACAATGAATAGCTCAATATCTGAGTTTGTTTTGTTAGGACTCACCAATACTTGGGaacttgagattttcttttttttcatatttttgttggcCTATGCAGCAATTGTGGCAGGAAACCTTCTCATCGTCATCACTGTAACCTTTGACTCACTTCTGTACTCGACACCAATGTACTTCCTCCTTGGAAATCTCTCCTTCCTGGATATGTCTATTTCCACAATCACAACCCCTAAGATGATCACAGATTTCCTCAGGGAGAATAAAACTATTTCTTTGTGGGGCTGTATGGCTCagatgttctttctccattttttaggTGGCAGTGAGATGACTCTTCTCATAGTCATGGCTGTTGATCGATACATTGCAATATGCAAACCTCTTCACTACACATCCATCATGAATCGCCGGGTCCTCATGGGCTCTGTGCTGTTCTCATGGGCTGTTGGTTTTGTGCATACGATGAGCCAAATGGTTTTTACTATCACCTTGCCCTTCTGTGGCCCCAATATAGTGGACAATATTTTTTGTGACCTTCCTCTAGTTCTAAAACTTGCCTGCACTGAGACCTATATTCTGGAGTTACTGGTAATTGCTGACAGTGGACTGTTGTCCTTTATCTGCTTCATACTCCTGCTCATTTCCTACACTGTCATTCTGGTAACTGTCCGACGTCGATCCTCTGGTGGACTCTCCAAGGCACTGTCCACACTGTCTGCTCACATTACTGTGGTCACTCTATTCTTTGGGCCATGTATCTTCATTTATGCTTGGCCATTCAGTAGCTTTTCAGTGGAtaaatttctttctgtgttttactCGGTTATCACACCCTTACTGAACCCCATTATTTATACTCTGagaaaccaggaaatgaaagcagcTATGAATAGATTGAGGACCCAACACATCAGATCCAGACAGACCTTCTAG
- the LOC116590118 gene encoding olfactory receptor 4K13-like, producing MDLPNNRSSVSEFVLLGLSNSQEIQILFFAIFFLVYVAIIVGNLLIVISVIVDNHLHSPMYFFLANLSFFDLCLSSAATPKVIVDFLRKRKTISLWGCMAQMFFMHFFGGGEMSLLIAMAMDRYVAICKPLHYKTIMNHRALIVLLLLSWAIGFIHTTSQMVFTAGLPFCGPNVVDSIFCDLPLVIKLACTDTYILELLVIANSGLLSLVCFIFLLISYIVMLVTIWQHSSRASSKAVSTLSAHITVVTLFFGPTIFIYAFPFSSYSVDKFLSVFYSIITPLLNPIIYTLRNQEMKAAIKRLSSQHLGSWLTS from the coding sequence ATGGATCTCCCGAACAACAGATCAAGTGTTTCTGAGTTCGTCTTGCTGGGACTTTCCAATTCTCAAGAAATTCAAATACTCTTTTTTGCAATCTTCTTTCTTGTCTATGTAGCCATCATAGTAGGAAACCTCCTCATTGTGATCTCTGTAATAGTTGACAACCATCTTCATTCccccatgtatttctttctggCAAATTTATCGTTTTTTGACCTGTGTCTTTCTTCTGCTGCAACTCCCAAAGTAATTGTGGACTTCCTTAGAAAACGCAAGACCATCTCCTTGTGGGGCTGCATGGCCCAGATGTTTTTTATGCACTTCTTTGGGGGTGGAGAGATGTCTCTTCTGATAGCTATGGCCATGGATAGGTATGTTGCCATATGTAAACCCTTGCACTATAAGACCATCATGAATCACAGGGCTCTCATTGTACTTCTACTGCTCTCGTGGGCAATTGGGTTCATACATACCACAAGCCAGATGGTTTTCACTGCAGGTTTACCTTTCTGTGGTCCCAACGTTGTGGACAGCATTTTCTGTGACCTTCCCCTGGTCATCAAGCTTGCCTGCACTGACACCTATATCCTAGAGCTCTTGGTGATTGCAAACAGTGGACTCCTCTCCCTGGTCTGCTTCATTTTCTTGCTCATATCCTATATTGTCATGCTGGTCACCATCTGGCAGCACTCCTCCAGGGCATCCTCCAAGGCAGTGTCCACACTATCTGCTCATATCACTGTGGTCACACTCTTCTTTGGTCCCACTATCTTCATCTATGCTTTCCCATTCAGTAGTTACTCTGTAGATaagtttctttctgtgttttactCTATAATAACCCCCCTCCTTAATCCAATTATTTATACTCTGAGGAATCAGGAAATGAAAGCAGCCATTAAGAGACTCAGCAGCCAGCATCTTGGTTCCTGGCTCACTTCTTAA